One genomic window of bacterium includes the following:
- a CDS encoding branched-chain amino acid ABC transporter permease encodes MELTLSSVVIQALHGLVYAMLLFLVASGLTLVFGMMDVLNIAHAAFYMLGAYLGSTILVVTGSFWLALILAPIGLGLLGALVERFFLRKVHVHGHAFELLITFGVFFVVGEVVKWIWGNFPRPMDPPGILSGSVNWMGITYPAYRYFILVISALVLMGLGYVFMRTRLGIAIRAAVSDASMVNALGINVPRLFLGVFSGGTALAGLAGVVAGPFLGTYPGMGLDMMVDTFVVVVVGGFGSLLGAFVASLMIGELQSFGILFIPRLALVFQFLLMAIVLITRPTGLFGEKV; translated from the coding sequence ATGGAATTGACCCTTTCATCCGTAGTGATTCAGGCTTTGCACGGTCTCGTGTACGCCATGCTTCTTTTCCTGGTGGCTTCTGGCTTGACCCTCGTTTTCGGAATGATGGACGTGCTCAATATCGCTCACGCTGCCTTCTATATGCTGGGGGCGTACCTAGGCTCCACAATCCTTGTTGTCACAGGGAGCTTTTGGCTGGCGCTCATCTTGGCGCCCATCGGCCTAGGGCTTCTGGGAGCCTTAGTGGAACGGTTCTTCCTGCGCAAGGTACACGTGCATGGTCACGCCTTCGAGCTTCTAATCACGTTCGGGGTTTTTTTCGTGGTGGGAGAGGTGGTGAAGTGGATCTGGGGGAATTTCCCACGCCCCATGGATCCGCCAGGAATTCTCTCTGGATCTGTGAACTGGATGGGTATCACATATCCGGCTTACCGTTATTTCATTTTAGTTATCTCTGCACTAGTCCTCATGGGTTTGGGCTATGTGTTCATGAGGACCCGGCTGGGAATAGCCATCCGAGCCGCTGTATCGGATGCATCCATGGTCAATGCCCTTGGAATCAATGTGCCAAGGCTCTTTTTGGGGGTGTTCTCCGGGGGAACGGCCTTGGCCGGATTGGCCGGGGTTGTGGCAGGGCCTTTCCTGGGTACCTACCCGGGGATGGGATTAGACATGATGGTGGACACCTTTGTAGTGGTGGTGGTGGGTGGATTTGGGAGCCTTCTTGGGGCCTTTGTAGCATCCTTGATGATCGGGGAGCTTCAGTCATTCGGTATTCTCTTCATTCCCAGGCTAGCTCTCGTGTTTCAGTTTCTTCTTATGGCCATAGTGCTTATCACTCGGCCTACCGGGCTCTTTGGAGAGAAGGTATGA
- a CDS encoding TetR/AcrR family transcriptional regulator, which produces MTGPDSTKKRRPKEPVKVLTQIKNQDLVERRWKQLIEKSTKVLMEKGYHRTSIRDIAKATSFSMGNLYNYIRTKEDVLYLVHQNMIKNVYNTLFDIKEDEYEIKYGELTRIIRNALEKTFDFQEEIILLYRESGSLSKEMLRSILSLETRYIEMFKRLLDEANKEGFYDIRDTKFFANLVVYLISFLSLRRWSLRDYDKEEAIDLLMHYITRMLSPTKKGLISQSKETE; this is translated from the coding sequence ATGACAGGCCCTGATTCCACAAAAAAAAGGAGACCGAAGGAACCGGTCAAGGTTCTCACCCAGATCAAGAACCAGGACTTGGTTGAGCGAAGGTGGAAGCAGCTCATCGAGAAGTCCACAAAAGTCCTTATGGAGAAGGGTTATCACCGCACAAGCATCAGGGACATCGCGAAGGCCACCTCCTTTAGCATGGGCAACCTTTATAACTATATCCGAACCAAGGAGGATGTTCTGTATCTTGTTCACCAGAATATGATCAAGAACGTCTACAATACCCTCTTCGACATAAAAGAGGACGAATATGAGATCAAGTACGGGGAGTTGACCCGTATCATTAGAAATGCTCTTGAAAAGACATTTGATTTCCAGGAAGAGATAATCCTCCTCTACCGCGAATCGGGTTCTCTAAGCAAGGAAATGTTGCGCTCTATACTTAGCTTGGAGACTCGTTACATTGAGATGTTCAAAAGACTCCTGGATGAAGCTAACAAAGAAGGGTTTTACGATATCCGTGACACTAAATTCTTTGCGAATCTTGTTGTATACCTTATCTCTTTCCTGTCGTTACGCCGTTGGAGTCTGCGTGATTATGACAAAGAAGAGGCGATAGATCTTTTGATGCACTATATTACACGTATGTTGAGCCCTACTAAAAAAGGATTGATCTCCCAAAGCAAAGAAACTGAATAA